From a single Actinomyces viscosus genomic region:
- a CDS encoding helix-turn-helix domain-containing protein → MTMTTESRTYLPEEDVAGRFAELVTALEASPGTTPQLTVNGQSIELTSGMAAALLQVADAMRRGLAVTVAPQDQRLTTQEAADMLGISRPTLFRMLEAGEIPFEMVRRHRRLFLTDVLEFRERQRRAANEALSDMVADAQAMGAYDEDPAEARQVLQELRAQD, encoded by the coding sequence ATGACGATGACGACTGAGAGCAGGACCTACCTGCCTGAGGAGGACGTCGCTGGGCGCTTCGCCGAGCTTGTGACGGCACTTGAGGCGTCCCCGGGCACGACGCCGCAGCTGACGGTCAATGGTCAGTCGATCGAGCTGACGTCCGGGATGGCTGCGGCCCTTCTCCAGGTCGCGGACGCGATGCGACGAGGACTGGCTGTCACGGTCGCGCCGCAGGACCAGCGTCTGACAACGCAGGAGGCGGCCGACATGCTCGGCATCTCTCGGCCGACGCTGTTCAGGATGCTGGAGGCCGGTGAGATCCCGTTCGAGATGGTCAGACGGCATCGCCGGTTGTTTCTCACTGACGTGCTGGAGTTCCGCGAGCGTCAGCGCCGGGCGGCGAACGAGGCTCTGTCAGACATGGTGGCCGACGCTCAAGCGATGGGCGCCTACGACGAGGACCCGGCTGAGGCACGCCAGGTCCTTCAGGAACTCCGCGCGCAGGACTGA